A genomic region of Candidatus Aquicultor sp. contains the following coding sequences:
- a CDS encoding SH3 domain-containing protein yields the protein MKLLGNGSRIKNSEGKTLNRIVMQHLSAWVILLFVGAVIWQMASPVIPNQQAFYAGQESEATVTAIGQTPAASTETASAIGSTKKAQATKAAVKGTTITTVAGPKTTSKTAPAKGRVRIIVEALNIRVAPDITSQVIDSIGMGETVNVIGTSGNWLKVRTDTAVEGYISASMAEPVK from the coding sequence GTGAAGCTTCTTGGCAACGGGTCGCGCATAAAAAATAGCGAAGGGAAAACTTTAAATAGAATCGTCATGCAGCATCTCAGCGCGTGGGTAATCCTTCTGTTCGTTGGCGCCGTAATTTGGCAGATGGCATCGCCGGTAATTCCAAACCAACAGGCGTTTTATGCGGGACAGGAGTCAGAGGCTACCGTAACCGCTATCGGTCAAACACCGGCCGCGAGCACCGAAACCGCTTCAGCGATAGGCTCAACAAAAAAAGCGCAAGCCACAAAAGCGGCTGTAAAAGGTACCACTATTACAACAGTAGCAGGGCCGAAAACAACAAGTAAGACGGCCCCGGCCAAAGGGCGCGTGAGAATAATCGTTGAAGCGCTTAATATACGCGTAGCGCCCGACATAACCAGCCAAGTTATCGATAGCATAGGAATGGGCGAGACGGTCAATGTTATCGGCACAAGCGGAAATTGGCTTAAAGTTAGAACAGATACCGCTGTCGAAGGTTATATAAGCGCTAGCATGGCGGAACCGGTTAAGTAG
- a CDS encoding acyl-CoA dehydratase activase, with product MQAYLGIDVGSVSTNLAVINASGDVIDSIYIRTDGRPIQAVQDGMRELSGRLDSNITIEGVGATGSARQLAGIMVGADTVKNEITAHSVAALKIVPDAQTVLEIGGQDSKIIIIRDGVVIDFAMNTVCAAGTGSFLDHQASRLKIPIEQFGDIALRASHPVRIAGRCGVFAESDMIHKQQTGCALEDIIAGLCEALVRNYLNNVGRGKQVLGAVVFQGGVAANKGIKAAFEKALGQQVAVPPYFGVMGAIGAALLAQEEVEITGATAFKGFEVSELSFAASSFECGGCANRCEVIEMQSDNAILARWGDRCGKWSNSQASNSERQPKADECEPCLTGVLH from the coding sequence TTGCAGGCTTATTTAGGAATAGACGTGGGCTCGGTCAGCACGAATCTTGCGGTCATTAACGCGAGCGGTGACGTAATCGATAGCATCTACATACGAACCGACGGAAGGCCTATCCAGGCGGTACAGGACGGCATGCGCGAGCTATCAGGCAGGCTCGACAGCAATATAACCATCGAAGGCGTCGGTGCTACCGGTAGCGCCCGCCAGCTGGCCGGTATCATGGTGGGTGCCGATACGGTCAAGAATGAGATCACCGCTCACTCGGTCGCAGCATTGAAAATCGTGCCCGATGCGCAGACCGTGCTCGAGATCGGCGGACAAGATTCGAAGATCATCATCATACGCGACGGTGTTGTCATTGATTTTGCCATGAACACCGTGTGCGCAGCCGGAACAGGGTCGTTTCTCGACCATCAGGCATCCCGCTTGAAGATACCGATCGAGCAGTTTGGTGACATCGCGCTTCGCGCCTCACACCCGGTACGCATCGCCGGGCGCTGCGGCGTATTCGCCGAGTCGGATATGATTCATAAGCAGCAGACAGGGTGTGCGCTTGAAGACATCATCGCTGGGCTCTGCGAGGCGCTGGTGCGCAATTACCTTAATAACGTTGGGCGCGGCAAACAGGTGTTAGGCGCTGTGGTGTTTCAGGGCGGGGTAGCAGCGAATAAAGGTATCAAGGCCGCGTTTGAAAAGGCGCTTGGTCAGCAGGTAGCCGTGCCACCTTATTTCGGGGTTATGGGAGCGATCGGCGCCGCACTTCTGGCGCAGGAAGAGGTGGAGATCACCGGTGCAACGGCGTTTAAAGGTTTTGAAGTAAGCGAACTCTCGTTTGCTGCGTCGAGCTTTGAGTGCGGTGGCTGCGCGAACCGGTGCGAGGTTATCGAGATGCAAAGCGACAATGCAATTCTCGCACGCTGGGGGGATCGCTGCGGCAAGTGGAGTAATAGCCAGGCATCGAATTCAGAGCGACAGCCTAAAGCCGATGAATGCGAGCCGTGTTTGACAGGAGTGTTGCACTAA
- a CDS encoding acyl-CoA dehydratase activase-related protein → MGIPRTLLYYSYFPLWRRFFTELGATVVTSSTTTKRILDAGVRTAVTDACMPVKLLHGHVVDLIERGIDYIFLPRVVCTNGRTVYCPKFLGLPDMVRSSITDLPELIDVRYDNRDNKRELKRVALEVGNRLSCNNRRVKQALEAALADHRRYSELLHAGVAPAAAIKVLANPERTTRNEPGIAGPAMDTDAYDLRFAVIGYPYEIYDPYISLDLLNKLRDMRVMPLTANTISKNDLQAQQQKLYKNMFWTYSEQAVLAAHHYFEYDDTVDGLIHVTAFSCGPDSIVNRVIGGIAKEHPSVPFMTLMIDEHTGEAGLMTRLEAFTDMVRRRQRVSEKKPSIDELITPRLRHAVRKGAATVATTN, encoded by the coding sequence GTGGGCATTCCACGAACCCTTTTGTACTATTCATATTTTCCATTATGGAGACGCTTTTTTACCGAGCTTGGCGCCACCGTGGTAACATCATCGACGACGACCAAACGCATCCTCGATGCAGGTGTGCGAACAGCCGTTACGGATGCATGTATGCCGGTGAAGCTACTTCACGGCCATGTCGTCGACCTCATCGAGCGGGGTATCGATTATATCTTTCTGCCGCGCGTGGTATGCACCAACGGACGTACCGTCTACTGCCCGAAGTTTCTCGGGCTGCCCGATATGGTTAGAAGCTCAATAACCGACTTACCAGAGCTCATTGATGTCCGGTATGATAATAGGGATAATAAGCGCGAGCTAAAGCGCGTGGCGCTCGAGGTAGGTAACAGGTTATCGTGCAATAATCGCCGGGTTAAACAGGCACTTGAGGCCGCTTTGGCAGATCATAGGCGGTATAGCGAGCTCTTGCACGCCGGCGTTGCGCCGGCCGCTGCGATAAAGGTTTTGGCTAACCCCGAACGTACAACCCGTAACGAGCCCGGTATAGCTGGGCCTGCTATGGATACGGACGCATACGACCTGCGATTTGCCGTTATCGGGTACCCCTACGAAATATACGATCCTTACATAAGCCTTGATCTGCTCAATAAGCTGCGCGATATGCGGGTAATGCCGCTGACCGCCAACACGATTTCTAAGAACGATCTGCAGGCGCAGCAGCAAAAACTGTATAAAAACATGTTTTGGACTTACAGCGAGCAGGCGGTTCTTGCGGCGCACCACTACTTTGAATATGACGATACGGTCGACGGGCTGATTCATGTCACCGCATTTAGCTGTGGGCCCGATTCAATCGTCAACAGGGTTATTGGCGGTATAGCAAAAGAACACCCGTCGGTACCGTTTATGACGCTTATGATCGACGAGCATACAGGTGAGGCCGGCCTCATGACCCGGCTCGAGGCGTTTACCGATATGGTGCGACGGCGACAGCGTGTCTCTGAGAAGAAACCGTCGATCGACGAGCTTATTACGCCACGCCTTCGACATGCAGTGCGGAAGGGGGCGGCAACTGTTGCAACAACCAATTAA
- a CDS encoding helix-turn-helix domain-containing protein, whose translation MNQIAEKKLSTKDTILKITLDLIKDEGFEAVTIRKIAAKANINVALINYHFGSKEILLNAAVAALLDTFRECFDLLDETTVPPKERLQRFLTRYALSLQQYPELIRRLFLQGNLSFKTHYQYVQFIKAMGLNKIQATIQEITGENDPEQLTIIVSHIMGATFLPILMAPMLGPAMGINLPDVEIRIDTLMRHCFK comes from the coding sequence ATGAACCAGATTGCCGAGAAAAAGTTATCGACCAAAGATACCATCCTTAAAATCACACTGGATTTGATTAAAGACGAAGGGTTTGAGGCAGTCACAATCCGCAAGATAGCAGCAAAAGCCAATATCAATGTAGCTCTTATCAATTACCACTTCGGTTCCAAGGAAATTCTTCTGAATGCGGCGGTAGCGGCTTTATTGGATACGTTTCGCGAATGCTTCGATTTGTTAGATGAAACGACGGTTCCTCCAAAAGAGCGCCTGCAACGCTTCTTAACTAGATATGCCCTGTCTCTTCAGCAATACCCGGAGCTAATTCGAAGGCTATTTCTCCAGGGCAATCTTTCCTTCAAGACGCATTACCAGTATGTGCAATTCATTAAGGCGATGGGTCTTAATAAGATACAGGCCACGATACAAGAAATAACCGGTGAGAATGACCCTGAACAGCTTACAATTATCGTGAGCCATATTATGGGAGCCACGTTTTTGCCCATACTCATGGCACCGATGTTGGGGCCTGCGATGGGGATCAATTTGCCTGATGTTGAAATACGAATTGATACGCTCATGAGGCATTGTTTCAAGTAG
- a CDS encoding RNA polymerase sigma factor, whose translation MDINQEKELVKQAQKSPVAFGHLYDQYFKQIFNYVVHRTGDIGVAQDITSETFFKALTNLWRFQWRNIPFSAWLYKIATNEIRLYYRKGRYNAVSLDELIETGNSVPASTNDLEAEYIEAQDALHRHEEFLFYRQKISELPINYQEVIVLRFFEEKQIKEISQILGKSEGTVKSLLHRGLEKLRKNHHQERQTCNLLETEALYVQEGR comes from the coding sequence GTGGATATTAATCAGGAAAAAGAGCTGGTAAAACAGGCGCAAAAAAGTCCGGTTGCCTTCGGTCACCTCTACGACCAGTACTTCAAACAGATATTCAACTATGTCGTGCATAGAACAGGCGATATCGGAGTCGCTCAAGATATCACGTCCGAAACATTCTTCAAGGCATTGACGAACCTTTGGAGATTCCAGTGGCGAAACATCCCCTTCTCTGCCTGGCTATATAAGATCGCCACTAATGAAATTAGGCTTTACTACAGAAAAGGTCGCTACAACGCGGTCTCTTTAGATGAGCTTATTGAAACGGGAAATTCCGTACCCGCTTCAACCAATGATTTGGAGGCCGAGTATATCGAGGCTCAGGATGCCTTGCATAGGCACGAGGAATTTCTCTTTTATCGGCAAAAAATCAGCGAGCTACCAATCAACTACCAAGAAGTTATCGTTTTACGCTTTTTTGAAGAAAAACAAATTAAGGAAATAAGCCAAATCTTAGGTAAATCTGAAGGCACGGTTAAGTCATTGCTACACAGGGGCTTAGAAAAATTGAGAAAAAACCACCACCAAGAGCGCCAAACATGCAACCTTTTGGAAACAGAAGCATTATATGTACAAGAAGGTCGATAG